One Epinephelus lanceolatus isolate andai-2023 chromosome 10, ASM4190304v1, whole genome shotgun sequence genomic region harbors:
- the LOC117266201 gene encoding glycoprotein endo-alpha-1,2-mannosidase-like protein, whose translation MARLRRKACIALFLFTLFIFGTMMGLRTLKPSDGFSDLAPGLELLPMIAGKMDRRSVSRDATASPGQAHPAGSNTKAVLSNTGPEGTIFYDVHIFYYTWYGNPHMDGKYIHWDHILVPHWDPKIASSYPRGRHMPPEDIGSSFYPELNPYSSRDPDVLESHMEQIGASAAGVLVLSWYPPGLADDNGEPAEDLVPSVLDAAYRHNLKVAFHIQPYRGRNDQSVHDNIKYIIDRYGDHGAFYKFTTSTGKSLPLFYIYDSYLTPPESWSEFLTPTGSHSVRGSAYDAIFIALIVEERHKHDILAGGFDGMYTYFASNGFSFGSSHQNWKAIKAFCDGNNLLFIPSVGPGYIDTSIRPWNNHNMRNRVNGRYYETALQAALNVRPEIVTITSFNEWHEGTQIERAVPKKTVTRVYLDYQPHGPDHYLELTRRWAEQFNKEKEQWLM comes from the exons ATGGCAAGACTACGGAGGAAAGCTTGTATagctctgtttcttttcacgCTATTCATCTTCGGGACCATGATGGGACTGAGGACCCTGAAGCCCAGTGACGGCTTCTCGGATCTGGCTCCGGGTTTGGAGCTGCTGCCGATGATAGCCGGGAAGATGGACCGGCGCTCCGTGTCCCGTGACGCCACCGCGTCCCCGGGTCAAGCCCACCCAGCCGGCAGCAACACCAAAGCAGTTCTGTCCAACACCGGCCCCGAGGGGACCATATTTTACGATGTTCATATCTTTTACTACACCTGGTACGGCAACCCACACATGGACGGCAAGTATATCCACTGGGACCACATCCTGGTTCCACACTGGGACCCCAAAATCGCATCCAGTTACCCGAGAGGGAGACACATGCCGCCCGAGGACATCGGCTCCAGCTTCTACCCCGAGCTCAATCCGTACAGCTCCAGGGACCCGGACGTGTTGGAGTCCCACATGGAGCAGATCGGAGCCTCTGCTGCAG GGGTTCTGGTCCTGTCCTGGTATCCTCCTGGCCTGGCTGACGACAATGGGGAACCCGCTGAGGATTTGGTACCATCTGTACTAGATGCTGCGTATAGACACAACCTCAAG GTTGCATTTCACATCCAACCATACAGAGGACGAAACGACCAGAGTGTGCATGACAATATCAAGTATATCATTGACAG GTACGGAGACCATGGAGCCTTCTACAAGTTTACTACCAGCACAGGGAAGAGTCTTCCTCTATTTTATATCTATGACTCCTACCTGACTCCTCCAGAGTCCTGGTCTGAATTCTTGACTCCCACCGGTTCCCACAGTGTGCGTGGCTCTGCCTATGACGCCATCTTCATTGCCCTGATTGTGGAGGAGCGCCACAAGCACGACATCCTCGCAGGCGGCTTCGATGGCATGTACACTTACTTCGCTTCCAACGGTTTCTCCTTCGGCTCTTCTCACCAGAACTGGAAGGCCATCAAAGCCTTTTGTGACGGCAACAATCTCCTCTTCATCCCCAGTGTCGGACCTGGTTATATTGACACCAGCATCCGGCCGTGGAACAACCACAACATGCGCAACAGGGTGAACGGTCGTTACTACGAGACAGCCTTGCAGGCGGCGCTGAATGTGAGGCCGGAGATCGTCACCATCACGTCTTTTAATGAGTGGCACGAGGGGACGCAGATAGAGAGGGCAGTGCCTAAAAAGACGGTGACCCGTGTGTACTTGGACTATCAGCCGCATGGACCCGATCACTACCTGGAGTTGACCCGGCGCTGGGCGGAGCAGTTCAACAAAgagaaggagcagtggctcatGTGA
- the yrdc gene encoding threonylcarbamoyl-AMP synthase: protein MKCVRHIAAELLKPRGAHSSAAARSPGADMCKELKTKVLNLLAPTSNEPSVRQEGHTDGAEILSCTVKALREGHVVAVPTDTIYGLACLAQNSEAVKKIYEIKERNGHKPLAISVGEIQDIYKYCKVKVKEALLADLLPGPVTLVFERSEALNTDLNPFTPLVGVRIPDHDFMRRLCQMCAEPLALTSANVSSHTSTVAVHEFQELWPNLAVVVDGGPIGDNSRLGSTVVDLSVLGKYRIIRPGCALSSTVDVLEHKYGLSEDSGEK from the exons ATGAAGTGTGTTCGTCACATCGCTGCTGAGTTACTGAAACCCAGAGGCGCTCACAGCTCAGCCGCGGCTCGTTCACCCGGAGCAGACATGTGTAAAGAGCTGAAGACCAAAGTGCTGAATCTGTTAGCGCCGACCTCCAATGAGCCGAGTGTTCGTCAGGAGGGCCACACAG ATGGTGCTGAAATCCTGAGTTGCACGGTGAAGGCTCTGAGGGAGGGTCATGTGGTCGCTGTGCCCACAGACACCATCTACGGCCTGGCGTGTCTGGCCCAGAACTCTGAAGCCGTGAAAAAAATCTATGAAATCAAAGAACGAAATGGACACAAACCGCTGGCCATCAGTGTGGGAGAAATCCAGGATATCTACAA GTACTGTAAGGTGAAGGTGAAGGAGGCGCTGTTGGCTGACCTGCTGCCTGGTCCCGTCACTCTGGTGTTTGAGAGATCTGAAGCACTGAACACAGACCTGAACCCCTTCACTCCA CTTGTAGGCGTACGTATCCCAGACCATGACTTCATGAGACGTCTCTGCCAAATGTGTGCAGAACCACTCGCACTTACCAGCGCCAACGTCAGCTCACACACCAGCACCGTGGCTGTACAT GAGTTTCAGGAGCTCTGGCCAAACCTAGCAGTGGTGGTGGACGGCGGACCGATTGGAGACAACAGCCGCCTCGGATCAACAGTGGTCGACCTATCAGTGCTCGGCAAATACCGCATCATCAGACCCGGCTG TGCCCTTTCTTCTACGGTTGATGTGCTGGAGCACAAATACGGACTGTCAGAGGACTCTGGGGAAAAATGA